The proteins below are encoded in one region of Reichenbachiella sp. 5M10:
- a CDS encoding amidohydrolase family protein — MKQIYFVIAFLIYQQSLAQSPDSLLLKDYQPVSIYSIPKTQIEQPMWPVIDIHSHPYAKSEKEINQWVNTMDQMGIDKTIVLTMTTGSAFDSLVQAYSKYPKRFELWCGIDFTGYNEKDWSQKAIAELERCHAIGAKGIGELGDKGQGLLYSKPTPAPGLHVHDPRLQPVLKRCGELGMPVNIHVAEPKWMYEPMNKHNDGLMNGFKWRIDTTQTSLDHQGLIKSLEQAVANNPQTTFIACHFANCGFDLSILSSLLDSYPNLYADISARFGETASIPRYMLQFYQKHQDRLLFGTDMGMDPEMYQLIFRILESKDEHFYSPYYANYHWPLHGFGLPKNVLKKLYYENAQKLLSL, encoded by the coding sequence ATGAAGCAGATATATTTCGTCATAGCGTTTTTAATATATCAACAGAGTCTGGCTCAATCGCCAGACTCTCTTCTACTTAAGGACTACCAACCCGTCTCTATATACAGTATCCCCAAAACCCAAATAGAGCAACCCATGTGGCCTGTGATAGACATACACTCCCACCCCTACGCCAAGAGCGAAAAGGAAATCAATCAATGGGTCAACACTATGGATCAAATGGGCATAGACAAAACAATTGTACTGACCATGACGACAGGATCAGCATTTGATAGTCTTGTCCAAGCCTATTCAAAATACCCTAAGCGCTTTGAACTATGGTGTGGTATAGATTTCACGGGATACAATGAAAAAGACTGGTCCCAAAAGGCCATTGCAGAGCTAGAGAGATGTCATGCAATAGGTGCCAAAGGCATTGGAGAATTAGGTGACAAAGGCCAGGGATTGCTCTATTCAAAACCCACTCCAGCACCTGGACTACACGTCCACGACCCGCGCCTTCAGCCTGTACTCAAGCGTTGCGGAGAGCTCGGAATGCCTGTCAATATCCACGTGGCAGAACCCAAATGGATGTACGAACCCATGAACAAGCACAATGACGGCCTAATGAACGGTTTCAAATGGCGAATCGACACCACGCAGACCTCTCTCGATCACCAAGGACTCATCAAATCTCTGGAACAAGCAGTAGCCAACAATCCACAAACTACATTTATTGCTTGTCATTTTGCCAATTGCGGATTTGATCTATCAATCCTCTCATCCTTGCTGGATAGTTATCCCAACTTGTATGCAGATATCTCCGCTCGATTTGGAGAAACAGCAAGTATACCACGCTACATGTTGCAGTTTTATCAAAAACACCAAGACCGACTTCTGTTCGGTACCGATATGGGAATGGACCCAGAAATGTACCAACTGATCTTTAGAATTTTGGAATCCAAAGATGAACATTTCTACAGTCCATACTACGCCAACTATCATTGGCCCTTGCACGGTTTTGGACTTCCTAAAAACGTACTTAAGAAACTCTACTATGAAAATGCTCAGAAACTTCTTTCGCTTTAG
- a CDS encoding class II fructose-bisphosphate aldolase — translation MKLQEQLALNKEEGQALLATNFYNFETLSAVLTAAKDNDSSIILQLSESSINYMGLEVATGLARAAMKQYGVKAWLHLDHGSDVSLVKKCLDAGFDSVMIDASERPFEENVQITSEIVKYAKPLGANVEAELGYISKLGQEQKMIYTQPEEAKQFVEETGINALAIAVGSAHGFYKETPELQLDLIAQINEATDAALVLHGSSGIPHDQLQQAIKRGITKINLATEIKNIFMKKLQFTLADSDEIDLRKVFPKATQSAIELVSDKLKTINFKA, via the coding sequence ATGAAACTACAAGAACAACTCGCTCTTAACAAAGAAGAGGGGCAGGCATTGCTCGCTACCAACTTCTATAATTTCGAAACGCTCTCGGCAGTATTGACGGCAGCAAAAGACAACGACAGCTCGATCATACTACAACTCTCCGAAAGCTCGATCAATTACATGGGACTGGAAGTCGCTACTGGCCTAGCTAGAGCTGCAATGAAACAATACGGCGTAAAAGCATGGCTACACCTTGACCATGGCAGTGATGTCAGCCTAGTAAAAAAATGTCTTGACGCTGGGTTTGACTCTGTAATGATCGACGCTAGTGAGAGACCCTTTGAAGAAAATGTGCAAATCACATCTGAAATTGTGAAGTACGCAAAACCGTTAGGTGCTAATGTAGAGGCAGAATTGGGATATATATCGAAACTAGGCCAAGAACAAAAAATGATTTACACACAGCCTGAAGAAGCCAAACAGTTCGTCGAAGAGACGGGTATTAATGCATTGGCGATTGCTGTTGGTTCTGCGCATGGATTCTACAAAGAAACACCTGAACTACAACTGGACTTGATCGCACAAATCAACGAAGCTACTGATGCGGCATTAGTACTCCATGGCAGTTCTGGAATCCCCCATGATCAACTCCAACAAGCAATCAAACGAGGAATCACCAAAATCAATCTGGCTACAGAGATCAAAAATATCTTCATGAAAAAACTCCAGTTCACATTGGCTGATTCTGATGAAATCGATTTGAGAAAAGTATTCCCAAAAGCTACTCAATCAGCCATTGAACTGGTAAGTGACAAACTCAAAACAATCAATTTCAAAGCATAA
- a CDS encoding carbohydrate kinase family protein → MKKVLVVGELNVDIILNKIDGFPEVGKEILSKQMTVTMGSSSAIFASNLCSLGADVTFLGKIGTDQFGDLVESSLQKKGVRTDFLIRSDEYQTGSTIVLNYDLDRANVTYPGAMDHLSAKEVRNDIITEAGHLHVSSIFMQPALKSGVLDLFKRAKAFGLTTSLDPQWDPAENWDLNLQELLPFVDVFLPNRVELLNLTNTKTIEEGIQSIQDYAHIIALKDGANGSLLINKGQIERLPAFLNNEVADAIGAGDSFDAGFIFQYIQEKSLIECLKFANLTGAINTTEAGGTTAFENKDRITEIAQRRFSYSI, encoded by the coding sequence ATGAAAAAAGTACTAGTTGTTGGAGAACTTAACGTCGACATCATCTTAAACAAAATAGATGGGTTTCCTGAAGTTGGCAAAGAAATCTTGTCAAAACAGATGACTGTAACAATGGGTAGCAGTTCAGCTATCTTCGCAAGCAATCTATGCTCGCTGGGTGCAGACGTTACTTTCTTGGGAAAAATAGGTACAGACCAATTTGGTGATTTAGTAGAAAGCTCACTTCAAAAGAAAGGTGTCAGAACAGATTTTTTGATTCGATCAGATGAGTACCAAACTGGATCTACGATAGTTCTCAACTATGACCTAGACAGGGCCAATGTTACCTACCCTGGAGCCATGGACCATCTCAGCGCCAAGGAAGTAAGAAATGATATCATCACAGAAGCAGGACATCTCCATGTAAGCAGTATTTTCATGCAACCGGCTCTTAAGTCTGGGGTTTTGGATCTTTTCAAAAGAGCCAAGGCTTTTGGTCTCACCACATCTTTGGACCCCCAATGGGACCCTGCAGAAAACTGGGATCTCAACCTACAAGAACTGCTCCCTTTTGTTGATGTCTTCCTTCCTAATCGAGTGGAGCTTCTCAACCTTACAAACACAAAAACCATAGAAGAAGGGATCCAAAGCATCCAAGATTACGCCCACATAATAGCCTTGAAAGATGGAGCCAATGGTTCGCTACTCATCAACAAAGGACAAATAGAGAGATTGCCTGCATTCTTGAATAACGAAGTTGCAGATGCAATTGGGGCTGGAGACAGTTTTGATGCAGGCTTTATCTTTCAGTACATTCAAGAAAAATCCCTCATCGAATGTCTAAAATTTGCCAACTTGACAGGTGCTATCAACACAACAGAAGCTGGCGGCACCACCGCTTTTGAAAATAAAGATAGAATTACGGAAATAGCACAAAGACGCTTTTCCTATAGCATATAA
- a CDS encoding SIS domain-containing protein → MDFLNIDVNTLESLGGIHTAREIAQQPMVWREIWSVVHKQKKELGDFLNSADFDKTILTGAGTSAYIGESLVGTFYRHSKDNVSAVPTTNLVSHPYDYLSNDESLLLISFARSGNSPESKAAVELADKISKKCFHLVITCNPVGDLATYKTKGEKYVLTLPKETNDKSLAMTSSYTGMLLSGILIGRLEEIDSLKPQVELASQYAEQILETHLDSIKETASLPFKRAVFLGSGPLLGTATESQLKLQELTDGAIICKEESFLGFRHGPKAVVDGDTLIVYLLSNNKYVSQYEHDLIFAMEKGKKALSQVAIAERLDFDLDVNLSIQYASNGDTLDEEFLTLPSVLPGQLLGFFKSLDQGLQPDEPSSSGAISRVVQGVNIYMLPQSK, encoded by the coding sequence ATGGACTTTTTAAATATTGATGTAAATACTCTGGAATCTTTAGGCGGCATTCACACCGCTCGAGAAATCGCCCAACAACCGATGGTTTGGAGAGAAATCTGGAGTGTTGTACATAAGCAAAAGAAAGAGCTTGGGGATTTTCTAAACAGTGCTGACTTTGATAAAACCATACTAACTGGCGCAGGAACAAGCGCATACATCGGAGAATCTCTAGTTGGCACATTTTACCGACACAGCAAGGACAATGTATCCGCAGTACCTACAACCAATTTGGTTTCACATCCCTATGATTATCTTTCGAACGACGAATCACTGCTTTTAATTTCATTTGCACGTTCTGGCAATAGCCCCGAAAGCAAAGCTGCAGTAGAGCTTGCGGATAAAATCAGTAAAAAATGTTTTCACCTAGTCATTACCTGCAATCCAGTGGGCGACCTAGCCACCTACAAAACCAAAGGTGAAAAGTACGTATTGACACTACCGAAAGAAACCAATGACAAAAGCCTGGCTATGACTAGCAGCTACACCGGCATGTTACTCTCAGGAATATTGATTGGCAGATTGGAAGAAATAGATTCTCTAAAACCACAAGTAGAACTGGCTAGTCAATATGCCGAACAAATTTTAGAAACACATTTGGACAGTATTAAAGAAACTGCTTCTCTCCCCTTCAAAAGAGCTGTATTTCTAGGTTCAGGCCCTCTACTAGGTACTGCTACCGAATCTCAACTAAAACTGCAAGAACTGACAGATGGTGCCATTATCTGTAAAGAAGAGTCGTTCTTAGGTTTTAGACATGGTCCAAAAGCAGTCGTAGATGGAGACACACTCATTGTATATCTTCTATCGAACAACAAATACGTGAGTCAATACGAACATGATCTAATTTTTGCCATGGAAAAAGGCAAGAAGGCCCTCTCACAAGTCGCAATCGCAGAACGACTCGATTTCGATTTAGATGTGAATTTAAGTATTCAATACGCGAGTAACGGAGACACTCTTGACGAAGAGTTTCTTACCTTGCCTTCTGTTCTCCCTGGACAACTCCTAGGCTTTTTCAAATCGTTGGACCAAGGACTCCAACCAGATGAGCCTTCATCTAGCGGAGCGATTTCACGTGTGGTACAAGGAGTCAATATTTACATGCTACCACAATCAAAATAA
- the agaR gene encoding transcriptional repressor AgaR produces MPINSRSSTVSRRNDILTSINTDGKVFVEELSARFGVSEVTIRNDLDQLEQKNLLIRARGGAMKIEGRVGVDYNLSEKDKLNYQEKVKIGKAAAKLINDSEIVLIDSGTTTAEMVKNLDESKELTVITNALNIASVLINHPNVSLTIPGGYLRKNSQSLVGPMAERGLRNFYVDKAFLGVDGFDTRSGLYTPNIEEAHLNELMIEIANEVILLTDSSKFKKKSFAYICPVEKIDVVVTDDKLDNEDRKRLEDAGVKVIIA; encoded by the coding sequence ATGCCTATTAACAGTAGAAGTTCAACAGTATCTAGACGAAATGACATCTTGACTTCTATCAATACTGACGGAAAAGTATTTGTAGAAGAACTTAGTGCCCGGTTTGGGGTGAGTGAGGTTACTATTCGAAACGACCTAGACCAATTAGAACAGAAAAATTTATTGATACGTGCTCGTGGAGGAGCGATGAAGATAGAGGGTAGGGTAGGGGTAGATTATAACCTATCGGAAAAAGATAAGCTTAACTATCAAGAGAAAGTGAAGATCGGTAAGGCTGCTGCTAAACTGATTAATGACTCTGAAATTGTGTTGATTGATTCGGGAACTACTACTGCTGAGATGGTAAAGAATCTTGATGAGAGCAAGGAGTTGACGGTGATTACCAATGCTCTGAATATAGCGAGCGTTTTGATCAATCATCCAAATGTAAGTTTGACGATTCCGGGTGGGTATTTGCGCAAAAACTCCCAGTCACTTGTGGGACCGATGGCGGAGCGAGGGTTGAGAAATTTTTATGTTGACAAGGCTTTTTTGGGTGTTGATGGGTTTGATACGAGGAGCGGTTTGTATACGCCCAATATTGAAGAGGCACACTTAAATGAATTGATGATTGAAATTGCTAATGAGGTGATATTGTTGACGGACTCTAGCAAATTCAAGAAGAAGAGTTTTGCGTATATCTGCCCGGTAGAAAAAATCGATGTAGTGGTTACTGATGATAAGTTGGACAATGAAGATCGTAAGCGTCTAGAAGATGCAGGAGTAAAAGTGATCATTGCTTGA
- a CDS encoding DUF4832 domain-containing protein yields the protein MQKGLITLFITSIISTFTSLGQSVTYESHDLIIPNPERGFYHHTEVHTGGNYNFLDLETLSSYQSNESITQILRVIYLEEFRNSPISNEYLNNIRKDLSTVRSAGLKCIIRFAYSTGTSAPYNDATPEIVQTHIEQIKPILRENADVIAVMQAGFIGTWGEWYYTDHFATSPGVINEDSWNDRKEVVFGLLDALTPDRMLQIRTPGYKMKIFDSEEAIDESIAFENTYRSRLGHHNDCFVASSSDFGTYINPDLEKPYLNQETLYTPMGGETCALASPYSDCDNSSNELARFHWSYINRDYNADVLNEWDNQGCFDEITLKIGYRHELLAGTYTESVQPGGTFSFDLDLQNTGYANPYNPRDIEIILRNQDSKEEYVIEPDTDIRTWPLGENINLSLSAGIPNEMTEGNYDLLLNLPDPYETLHNDPRYSIQMANTGVWEAETGYNKLNHTVIISADASQPNYDGDLEFAIAGLTESIDTNGEILGSASSSDLMIYWGRESSGLKRIIQRAENSGEYTTVATLPADQDYYLDPNISPETSYTYRYYLLSGDQISAYSEEVSLATNDINSYSINIDGNKEDWGTLPILSSASNTGQSFSMRTYFDIQNLYILIEGAVTNYKTYINTDYDQNTGYQEENSPLQGADYYLSGQTLYEFVGSEWQETEAVINSATQGNILELSLSQKELKDIEAQTSIPFFTTLNDDNTQLGSTSGNPSLAFRNTPPDTPTGLTIEKSEQIPKSRLLISWEACSHCDGYILERSTDENNYIEIGQFNANNTETRDDNLLDETTYYYRLYTYNELGNSSYSETISGKTGEPILEIGTSQNFTLYPNPTTDFIQLSEAFERIDIYSLSGMKLISSTDSAQIDLSQLQAGVYILRIKDGQSTTAIKVIKQ from the coding sequence ATGCAAAAAGGTCTAATCACTCTATTCATCACCTCCATCATAAGCACCTTCACCTCATTGGGTCAATCTGTAACTTATGAAAGCCACGATCTGATCATCCCCAACCCTGAAAGAGGCTTTTACCACCACACAGAGGTACACACCGGCGGCAATTACAATTTTCTAGATCTGGAAACACTATCCAGCTACCAGTCCAACGAATCCATCACACAAATCCTGCGCGTAATCTACCTAGAGGAGTTTCGTAATTCACCCATTTCCAACGAATACCTCAACAACATCCGAAAGGACCTATCTACCGTAAGATCCGCAGGACTCAAATGCATCATTCGATTTGCCTACTCCACAGGAACCTCCGCCCCATACAATGACGCAACACCTGAAATCGTACAAACCCATATCGAACAAATCAAACCTATACTCCGAGAAAATGCAGATGTAATCGCAGTAATGCAAGCAGGATTTATAGGCACCTGGGGTGAATGGTACTACACTGATCACTTCGCTACGAGTCCAGGCGTGATCAATGAAGACAGCTGGAACGACCGCAAAGAAGTAGTTTTCGGTCTACTGGATGCACTCACACCCGACCGCATGCTACAAATTCGTACGCCAGGCTACAAAATGAAGATTTTTGACTCTGAAGAAGCCATCGACGAGAGTATCGCCTTTGAAAACACCTACAGAAGTAGACTAGGCCACCACAACGACTGCTTCGTAGCATCCTCTTCTGACTTTGGCACATATATCAATCCTGACCTAGAAAAACCTTACCTCAACCAGGAAACACTGTACACCCCTATGGGAGGAGAAACCTGTGCACTAGCCTCCCCCTACTCGGATTGCGACAATAGTTCCAACGAACTGGCTCGCTTCCACTGGTCCTACATCAATAGAGACTACAATGCGGATGTACTCAACGAATGGGACAACCAAGGTTGTTTTGATGAAATCACGCTAAAAATAGGCTACCGCCACGAGCTACTCGCTGGCACATACACCGAAAGCGTACAACCTGGAGGAACTTTTTCATTTGATCTAGACCTCCAAAACACCGGATACGCCAACCCTTACAATCCTAGAGATATAGAAATCATTCTCAGAAATCAAGACAGTAAAGAAGAATATGTCATCGAGCCAGATACCGACATAAGAACTTGGCCTTTAGGAGAAAACATCAATTTGTCCCTGAGCGCTGGTATCCCAAATGAAATGACAGAAGGCAATTACGACCTACTTCTCAACCTTCCAGACCCTTACGAAACCTTACATAACGACCCTCGCTACTCTATCCAAATGGCCAACACTGGAGTTTGGGAAGCGGAAACAGGCTACAACAAACTAAATCATACGGTAATCATCTCAGCAGATGCCAGTCAACCCAACTATGATGGAGACTTGGAGTTTGCTATCGCAGGACTCACCGAAAGCATCGATACCAATGGCGAAATATTGGGATCAGCCAGCAGCTCCGACCTAATGATCTACTGGGGTAGAGAAAGTAGCGGCCTAAAACGCATCATACAAAGAGCCGAAAACAGTGGCGAATACACTACAGTAGCTACTCTACCTGCAGATCAGGACTACTACTTAGATCCAAATATCTCTCCAGAAACATCCTACACTTACAGATACTACCTGCTATCAGGAGATCAAATCTCTGCTTATTCGGAAGAGGTCTCGTTAGCAACTAATGATATAAACAGCTACAGCATCAACATAGATGGCAACAAAGAAGACTGGGGTACACTACCCATTCTTAGCTCTGCATCTAACACTGGACAAAGCTTCAGCATGCGCACCTACTTCGACATACAAAATCTTTACATACTCATCGAAGGAGCCGTCACAAACTACAAAACATACATCAACACCGACTATGACCAGAACACAGGCTATCAAGAAGAAAATAGTCCCCTACAAGGAGCCGACTACTACCTATCTGGACAAACATTGTACGAGTTTGTAGGCTCGGAATGGCAAGAAACTGAAGCAGTAATAAACAGCGCTACACAAGGCAATATTCTAGAGCTTTCACTGAGTCAGAAAGAACTCAAAGACATAGAAGCACAAACCTCTATCCCGTTTTTCACTACACTAAACGACGACAACACTCAACTAGGCAGCACTAGCGGAAATCCTTCCTTAGCATTTCGTAACACCCCACCAGACACCCCCACAGGCCTGACTATTGAGAAATCGGAACAAATACCAAAATCCAGACTCCTGATAAGCTGGGAAGCATGCAGCCACTGTGATGGATACATATTGGAGCGATCCACTGACGAGAACAACTATATCGAGATTGGTCAGTTTAACGCAAACAACACCGAAACCAGGGATGACAACTTACTAGACGAAACAACCTACTATTACAGACTATACACCTACAACGAGCTAGGCAATTCATCCTACAGCGAAACAATAAGCGGCAAAACAGGAGAACCTATTTTAGAAATTGGAACTAGTCAAAATTTCACCCTCTACCCAAACCCGACCACAGACTTTATTCAGCTTTCAGAAGCTTTCGAAAGAATCGACATCTACTCTCTTTCAGGTATGAAATTGATTTCAAGCACAGATAGTGCTCAAATAGATCTTAGTCAATTACAAGCAGGGGTTTACATTTTAAGGATAAAAGACGGACAATCCACAACAGCAATAAAAGTGATCAAGCAATGA
- a CDS encoding PKD domain-containing protein yields MKNLNFKGLLTLSLALTSCILFSCSEDEDKLPAPEAGFTTEISGKTVTFTNTTAGEETSYAWDFGDGDTSTEESPSHTYEANGSYVITMTATNESGSDESQAAVDIINITIDGDVSEWADIPALDFEGDGTFVQVKMENLGNQKLYVYVEATSEHTSFIDFWINTDYQATTDLEQDSTGFYSLKYPGSTKGLDYLFEGFFGTADGREFHEGTVDAASLGLYTLYMYPNDDDDLLTNNNVWGTWEQLQYSTFLNLTDMVSKEGNVAYEFSLDLQSIDPNRIPEQGDAIEFFFDALDNSPTSTEGWWASQGHYPTNQEQEGALPATYILK; encoded by the coding sequence ATGAAAAATCTTAACTTTAAAGGATTATTGACCCTCAGCTTGGCACTAACTAGCTGTATCCTCTTCTCTTGCAGTGAAGATGAAGACAAACTCCCTGCACCAGAAGCAGGCTTCACTACAGAAATCTCTGGCAAGACAGTAACTTTCACTAACACTACAGCAGGAGAAGAAACTTCCTACGCATGGGACTTTGGAGATGGCGATACCTCTACTGAAGAATCCCCGTCACACACCTACGAAGCAAACGGTAGCTACGTAATCACCATGACCGCCACCAACGAAAGCGGATCAGATGAATCACAAGCTGCTGTAGACATCATAAACATCACCATCGATGGAGACGTGAGCGAATGGGCTGATATACCTGCTTTAGATTTTGAAGGAGATGGAACATTTGTACAAGTAAAAATGGAAAACTTGGGCAACCAAAAACTATACGTCTATGTAGAAGCCACTTCTGAACACACCTCATTCATAGACTTCTGGATCAACACCGACTACCAAGCAACAACTGACTTAGAGCAAGATTCAACTGGATTTTACTCCCTTAAATACCCTGGCTCTACCAAAGGTCTTGACTATCTATTTGAAGGCTTCTTTGGAACAGCAGACGGAAGAGAATTCCATGAAGGAACTGTAGACGCAGCAAGCCTTGGTCTTTACACTCTATACATGTACCCTAATGATGATGATGACCTCCTAACTAACAACAACGTATGGGGCACGTGGGAACAACTCCAATACAGCACATTTCTCAATCTAACAGACATGGTATCAAAAGAAGGAAATGTAGCCTATGAGTTTTCACTAGACCTTCAGTCTATAGATCCCAACAGAATTCCAGAGCAAGGAGACGCCATCGAATTTTTCTTTGACGCACTAGACAACTCCCCAACCTCTACCGAGGGATGGTGGGCTTCACAAGGACACTACCCTACGAATCAAGAACAAGAGGGAGCTCTACCTGCCACTTACATCTTGAAATAA
- a CDS encoding DMT family transporter, translated as MNIIKSSSGWLVYAFATTVSWGIWGALIESPEKNGFPATMGYIAWALTMIPCAIVGLKITNWKLETSPKAIVLGMAAGLTGAGGQIILFQALREGPAYIIFPIISLYPIVTIALSTTLLKESATRRQAFGICLALIAIYLLSYSNGEKKLTEGHTWLILSALVFLAWGLQAYVMKFANQSMKAESIFFYMTISGLTLIPIAYYMTDTSQEINYGWDGAYAAFFIHLLNSFGALALVYALRHGKAIIVVPLTGLSPLITITLSLILYNVWPSPTLLAGMLVALVAMYLFSK; from the coding sequence ATGAACATTATCAAATCTTCGTCTGGCTGGCTAGTATATGCTTTCGCTACGACTGTTTCTTGGGGCATCTGGGGAGCACTAATAGAATCTCCAGAAAAAAATGGATTCCCTGCGACCATGGGATACATCGCATGGGCACTCACTATGATCCCCTGCGCAATCGTTGGTCTCAAAATCACCAATTGGAAACTGGAAACTTCTCCGAAAGCAATCGTTTTAGGTATGGCAGCAGGACTCACAGGTGCTGGAGGGCAAATTATATTGTTTCAAGCATTAAGAGAAGGGCCAGCCTACATTATTTTCCCCATCATATCACTCTACCCCATCGTCACTATCGCCCTATCCACCACCCTCCTCAAGGAATCAGCAACCCGAAGACAGGCATTCGGAATCTGCCTAGCCCTGATCGCTATTTACCTATTATCCTATAGCAATGGTGAAAAAAAACTCACAGAAGGACACACCTGGCTAATACTTTCCGCATTGGTATTTTTAGCATGGGGACTCCAAGCCTACGTTATGAAGTTTGCCAACCAATCCATGAAAGCCGAAAGCATCTTTTTCTACATGACAATTTCAGGCCTAACCCTAATCCCTATAGCCTATTATATGACAGACACATCGCAAGAAATCAACTATGGCTGGGACGGGGCATACGCCGCATTTTTCATTCATTTGCTCAACTCTTTTGGTGCACTAGCACTCGTCTACGCACTTAGACACGGCAAAGCCATCATCGTCGTCCCCCTTACCGGCTTATCCCCACTAATCACCATCACTCTCTCCCTCATACTGTACAACGTATGGCCCAGCCCTACCCTGCTCGCAGGAATGCTAGTTGCCCTAGTAGCCATGTATCTATTCTCCAAATAA